CGCGCAGAAGGTCGCGCAGATGCCGATGATCCTGTCGGTGATGGTGTGCACGGTCACCTTCCCGGTGATCGCGCGGGCGCTGGCCGAGGGCGACACCGAGCGGGCCCGCGGCCGGGTGGAGCGGGATCTGGCGCTGGCCGCGTGCATCGTGCTGCTGGGCACCGCCGCCGTGGTGGCCTGCGCGCCGCAGATCGTCGAAGTGCTCTTCCAGCGGGGCGCGTTCACCGCGCGGGACACGGCGGCCACGGCCGGCGTGATGCGGGTGTACGCGCTCGGACTGCTCGGCCAGACCATGGTGGGCGTCCTGGTCCGCTCCTACTTCTCGGCGGGCCGCGGCTCCTGGTACCCGGTCGGCGCGATGGCCGCCGGCATCGCCGTGACCTCCTGGATCGGCGTCCTCGGCGTCACCGCCTGGGGCGTGTACGGGATCGCCGCCGCCAACGCGACCGGCATCACCGTCACCGCCCTGGTGCTGCTGGCCGGGATGGGCCCGCGCAGTGTCCCGGTCAGCGTCCGGGGCGTGCTGCGCGAACTGAGCCGGCCGGTGCGGGCGGCCCTGGTGGCGACCCTGACCGGGGCCCTCGCCGCCGCGCAGTTCACCGACCCGCTCGCCGGTCTCGCCGCCGGCGGGCTCACCGTGACCGCCGTCTTCCTGCTGTTCGGCCGGGCCCTGGGCGCCCAGGGCATCGTCTGCGCACTCCGTTCCGTACGTTCCGCGACCCGAAGGCTCTCCCATGGCCGCTTCTGACAACAGCAGACGCACTCCCGTCCCGTGGGTGGCGATGTACCACTCCGTGAACGACTGCCCCGAGGACCCGTACCACATCACGGTCACCCCCGAACGGCTGGAGAAACAGCTGATGTGGCTGCGCCGGCGCGGACTGCGCGGCGTCTCCATGTCCCGGCTGCTCGACGCCCGCGCCCGGGGCGAGGGCCACAACCTGGTCGGTCTCACCTTCGACGACGGGTACGCCGACTTCCTCACCGACGCCCTGCCCGTCCTGCGCCGCCACCGCTGCAACGCCACCCTCTTCGTGCTGCCCGGCCGGCTCGGCGGCGACAACGCCTGGGACCCGATGGGCCCGCGCAAGCCCCTGCTGACCGCCGACGGCATCTGCCGCGCGGCCTACGAGGGCGTCGAGATCGGCTCGCACGGCCTCACCCACGTCGACCTCACCCAGGCCGACGACCTCACCCTCAAGGCGGAGACCGTCGAGAGCCGCACCGCCCTCAGCGCACTCCTCGGCACCGAGATCGCCGGCTTCTGCTACCCGTACGGGACGATCGACCAGCGCGCCATGGACGCCGTGCGCGAAGCCGGATACTCCTACGCCTGCGCCATCGACCCCGGCGAGCTGAACGGCCTGCACGCCCTGCCCCGCCTGCACATCGGGCAGAACGACAACGCCCTGCGCATGTACCTGAAGTACCGGCTGCACGGGTTGCGCCGACGGCCCGTCGAGGGGCTGCGGTGAAGGCGCTGCACATCATCACCGGGCTGGGCGTCGGCGGCGCCGAGCAGCAACTGCGGCTGCTGCTACGGCACTTGCCGGTCGACTGCGAGGTGGTGACGCTGACGAACCCGGGGTCGGTGGCCGACGGGCTGACCGCCGACGGGGTGCGGGTCGTGCACCTCGGCATGGCCGGCAACCGCGATCTGGGCGCGCTGCCCCGGCTGGTCCGGCTCATCCGCTCCGGCGGCTACGACCTCGTCCACACCCACCTCTACCGGGCCTGCGTCTACGGCCGGCTCGCGGCGCGGCTCGCCGGGGTCCGCGCGGTCGTCGCCACCGAACACTCCCTGGGCGCCTCGCAGTTGGAGGGGCGCAGGCTGACCTCCGGGGTGCGCGCGCTCTACCTCGCCAGCGAACGCCTTGGCCGCACCACGGTCGCCGTCTCCCCCACCGTCGCCGACCGGCTGCGCAGTTGGGGCGTCCCGGCCCCCCGCATCGAGGTCGTCCCCAACGGCATCGACCTGACCCGCTTCCGCTTCGACCCGGACGCCCGCCATCGCACCCGCCGCCGCCTCGGCCTGCCCGACGACGCCTTCGTCATCGGCGGCATCGGCCGCCTCACGGCCGGCAAACGCTTTGACGTCGTCATCCGCGCCCTCGCCCAACTCCCCTCCGACCACTGGCTGTTGCTGGTCGGCGGCGGCCCCGAGGAGAACGTGCTGCGGCGCACCGCCCACGAGGCGGGGGTCGCCGACCGCGTCCTGTTCACCGGCGAACGCCCCTACGTCGCGGACCGCACGCCCGGCCCCGACCTGCCCTCCCTCACCTCCGCCATGGACCTGTTCGTCTCCCCCTCCCCCGAGGAGACCTTCGGCCTGGCGGTCGTGGAGGCCCTGGCCTGCGGCCTGCCCGTCCGCTACGCCTCCTGCCCCGCGATCGAGCACCTGCCCGCCCCCGCGACGGCCGGCGCCCACCGGGTGAGCGGCGGCCCCGAGGCGTTCGCCGCCGCGCTGGCCGAGGCCCGCGCGCAGGCCCCCGGCCCGCGCACCGCGCCCGACGCCGCCCGCCACTACGACATCACCCGCAGCGCCGCCCAGCTCATGGACGTGTACGCGGCCACCGTTTCCGGAGCACCCGTGCTCTCCCCCGCTTCCCCGACACCCCAGGGAGTCAGTTCCCCATGACCGAGAACCCCCGTCGTCCTGCCGGCCTGCGCCGCGCCAAGGCGCTCCCGCCCTGGTCCCTGCTCGCGGCCGGCGCCGCCGCCGGCGGCCTGCTCGGCGGCGTGTACGGGGCCGTCGAGCCGCCCGTGTACACGGCCACCGCCTACGTCGTCGCCGTCCCCACCGAGAAGTCCGACCCGGCGTCCGCGCTCGGCTTCGCGCAGGCCTACGGCCGGGTCGCCACCCAGCTCGCGGTGCTCGGCGACGCGCAGGTGTGGGCGGGCGTGCCGGTGAAGACGCTCCAGCAGAGCGTGCAGACGTCGACCTCGCCGGACGCCCCGATGGTGTCGATCACGGCGACCTCCGACCGGGCCGACCTGGCCGCCGACATGGCCAACGCGGTCTCCCGCTCGCTGACCCAGCACGCGAAGAGCTCCCGGGCCACCACCAACGTCGAGCTCCAGCAGTTCGCCCGCGCGATCCGGCCGACCGCCCCCTCCTCGGCGTCCCCGACGGTGACCGCCCTGGTCGGCGCGAGCGCGGGCGGGCTGCTCGGCGGGCTGGTGCTGCTCGTGCGGCCGAAGCGGGGCCGCGAGGAGGAGGCCGCGCGCCCCGCCGCCGTCCCCGGCCCGGCCCTCGCCGCCGACGCGCACGGAGCACTGTGAAACCGACGTTCACCACCGAACTCGTCACCGACGAGCAGGCCTTCGCCGCGCTCGCCCCCGCCTGGGGCCGCCTCTACCAGCGGTGCGCGACGGCCACCCCGTTCCAGAGCCACGCCTGGCTGCACTCCTGGTGGCTGTCGTACGGCAGGCCCGGCCGACTGCGCCTGCTGCTGGTCCGCGACGGCGCCGAACTCGTCGCCGCCGCCCCGCTGACCGCCGTCCGCCGACCGCTGCCGGCGCTCGTGCCGCTCGGCGGGGCGATCTCCGACTACGGGGACGTCCTCGTCGACGACGAACACGGCGAGCGGGCCGTCGCCGCGCTCACCGAGGGGCTCTCGGCGGCCGCCCGCACCGCGCTGATCGACTTCCGCGAGGTGCGGCCGGGCAGCGCGGTCGAGCAGGTCTACGAGCGGTGGCACGGGCCGCGACGCCGGGTGAGCGACTCGGTGTGCCTGGAGCTGCCGGCCGTCCCCATGGACGAACTGCTGGCCCGGC
The Streptomyces sp. NBC_01485 genome window above contains:
- a CDS encoding polysaccharide deacetylase family protein, encoding MAASDNSRRTPVPWVAMYHSVNDCPEDPYHITVTPERLEKQLMWLRRRGLRGVSMSRLLDARARGEGHNLVGLTFDDGYADFLTDALPVLRRHRCNATLFVLPGRLGGDNAWDPMGPRKPLLTADGICRAAYEGVEIGSHGLTHVDLTQADDLTLKAETVESRTALSALLGTEIAGFCYPYGTIDQRAMDAVREAGYSYACAIDPGELNGLHALPRLHIGQNDNALRMYLKYRLHGLRRRPVEGLR
- a CDS encoding glycosyltransferase, with the translated sequence MKALHIITGLGVGGAEQQLRLLLRHLPVDCEVVTLTNPGSVADGLTADGVRVVHLGMAGNRDLGALPRLVRLIRSGGYDLVHTHLYRACVYGRLAARLAGVRAVVATEHSLGASQLEGRRLTSGVRALYLASERLGRTTVAVSPTVADRLRSWGVPAPRIEVVPNGIDLTRFRFDPDARHRTRRRLGLPDDAFVIGGIGRLTAGKRFDVVIRALAQLPSDHWLLLVGGGPEENVLRRTAHEAGVADRVLFTGERPYVADRTPGPDLPSLTSAMDLFVSPSPEETFGLAVVEALACGLPVRYASCPAIEHLPAPATAGAHRVSGGPEAFAAALAEARAQAPGPRTAPDAARHYDITRSAAQLMDVYAATVSGAPVLSPASPTPQGVSSP
- a CDS encoding lipopolysaccharide biosynthesis protein, which produces MTENPRRPAGLRRAKALPPWSLLAAGAAAGGLLGGVYGAVEPPVYTATAYVVAVPTEKSDPASALGFAQAYGRVATQLAVLGDAQVWAGVPVKTLQQSVQTSTSPDAPMVSITATSDRADLAADMANAVSRSLTQHAKSSRATTNVELQQFARAIRPTAPSSASPTVTALVGASAGGLLGGLVLLVRPKRGREEEAARPAAVPGPALAADAHGAL